The DNA sequence GCCAGCTGCGCCTGGATGCCCACGAGGCCTCGGGCGTACGACTGCCCAGCGTGATGCGCCGCCTCTCCGCCGGAGAACAGGTCGACGTGGAGACCGAGGTCCCGCGTCTGGAGTACGACAAGAACGAGATCGGCGAGGTCGGACAGGCCCTCAACACCCTGCAGCGCGCCGCCGTCGAGGCCGCCGTCAAGCAGGCCGAACTGCGCGCCGGGGTCTCCGAGGTCTTCGTCAACCTCGCCCGCCGCAGCCAGGTCCTTCTCCACAAGCAGCTCACCCTCCTCGACACCATGGAACGCCGGACCGAGGACACCGACGAACTCGCCGACCTGTTCCGCCTGGACCACCTGACCACCCGTATGCGCCGGCACGCCGAGGGCCTGGTGATCCTCTCCGGCGCCGCCCCTTCCCGGCAGTGGCGCAAGCCCGTGCAGCTCATGGACGTCGTGCGCGCTGCGGTCGCCGAGGTCGAGGACTACGAGCGCATCGAGGTCCGCCGCCTGCCCCGGGTAGCCGTCACGGGCCCGGCCGTCGCAGACATCACCCACCTCGTGGCCGAACTCCTGGAGAACGCCACCGTGTTCTCCCCGCCGCACACCGCCGTCCAGGTGCTGGGCGAGCGGGTCGCCAACGGCTTCACCCTGGAGATCCACGACCGCGGCCTGGGGATGGCGGCCGACGTGCTGCTGGACGCCAATCTCCGACTGGCCGAGACACCCGAGTTCGAGCTGTCCGACACCGACCGGCTCGGCCTGTTCGTCGTCAGCCGGCTCGCCCAGCGGCAGAACGTCCGGGTCTCGCTGCAGCCGTCGCCGTACGGCGGCACCACGGCCGTCGTGTTCATCCCCGACGCGCTGCTCACCGACGACGTCCCGGACACCAACGGCATCGGTTTCCGTCTCGACCGGCCCACGCCCGCCAAGGAGGCCGAGCTGGAGGAGTCGCGCCGGACCGCACTCTCCCAGGTGCCTGCCCGCCTGCCCGGCCTGCCCGCCGCGCTCCTCGACGGCCCGGTCGAGCTTGAGGCCCCCGTCGATCTCGACGCCCTCAGTGACTTCCCGGACGCCCTCGGCGACGAGGACGGCGAACGCGGCGGCCTCTTCCGCCCACGTCGTACCCTCGCCCCCATGGAGGACGAAGCGACGGGCCCGCACGGCACGCAGCACCCGGTCTCCGGTATCCACGGCGGACCGGACCACGCCGACCCGGACAACGACCCGAGCGCGCCTGTCCCGCTGCCCCGCCGCGGGACGCCCAAGCTGGTCAGTTCCCACGGACGCCCGGTCACCGAGCAGCGCTCCCGGTGGGAGAAAGCAGACGCGGAATCGCCGACAGGCGCGACCCGTCCGCAGCCGAACGGCCTCGCTCCGCTGCCGTCCCGCCGCCGCGGAACGGGACCACATGGTGAGGGAGCCGGCGCGCCCGACCGGATCGCTGACCACCCCAACGCAGCCCTCTCCGCCGGGTACGACCACGCTGAGCCGTCGGAGCCCCCGGCTCTCCCGAGGCGCACCCGGCGTCCCGCGATCGCCTCGAGCAGCCCCGGCCCGGCCCCGAATCCGACCGATCCGCCGAAGGAGGCCGGCTCCGGCGCGGGAGCGCTGCCCCGGCGCGTACGCCAGGCCAGCCTGGCTCCGCAGCTCAAACAGGGCCCGGCACCGCGCTCCGAGGAGAAGCCGGAGCTCGCCGAGCGGGACGCGGACGAGGTCCGCAGCCGAATGGCCTCCCTCCAGCGCGGCTGGCAGCGCGGCCGCCAGGAGAACGCCGCGGGCGACGACGCCCACAGCGGCACAGCACCACAACGAACGACTAAGGGGGACGGTCGATGACCGCACCGAAGGCGACCGGCCACACCGCGACCAACCAGTCCGGAGAGCTCAACTGGCTCCTCGACGACCTGGTGGACCGGGTCGCCAGCATCCGCAAGGCCCTCGTGCTCTCCGGCGACGGCCTGCCGACGGGGGTGTCCAAGGACCTGACCCGCGAGGACAGCGAGCACCTGGCCGCCGTCGCGTCCGGCTTCCACAGCCTTGCCAAGGGCGTGGGCCGCCACTTCGAGGCGGGCAACGTCCGGCAGACCGTCGTCGAGCTCGATGACGCCTTCCTGTTCGTGACGGCCGCCGGTGACGGCAGCTGCCTCGCGGTGCTCTCGGACGCCGACTCCGACGTCGGTCTGGTCGCGTACGAGATGACCCTCCTGGTCAAGCGTGTCGGCGTGCATCTGGGTACCGCTCCGCGCACCGATCTGCCCGCGGGCGGGTAGTGGGATGGCATGAGCGCTGACGGTCAGGGAAGAAGCCACTGGTTCGACGACGAGGCCGGCCCGGTCGTCCGTCCGTACGCCATGACGCGCGGCCGCACCAGCAGTGCGGCCCAGCACCGCCTCGATCTGATCGCGGTGGTCGTCACGGAACCGCAGGCGGACGATCCGGAAGCGGACTCGACGCTGTCCCCGGAACACGTGGACATCGTCGGACTGTGCCGTGACGCCCCGCAGTCCGTGGCCGAACTCTCCGCCGAGCTCGATCTGCCCATCGGCGTCGTACGGGTCCTCGTCGGAGATCTCGTGGACTCGGAATTCGTCCATGTGAACCGGCCGGTACCGCCTGCCGAGCTGGTGGACGAGAGTATTCTGCGCGACGTGATCAACGGCCTGCGGGCGCTGTGAGCGGCGCGGAAGCGGGGTAGTGACGTGACAGGCTGGCAGTTCTGGGTCGACCGAGGCGGCACCTTCACGGACATCGTCGCGCGACGCCCGGACGGCCGTCTGCTGACGCACAAGCTGCTGTCGGAGAATCCGGCGCGATACTCCGACGCGGCCGTGGCGGGCGTGAGTCAACTGCTGGACGGCTCCGAGGACCCCATCGAGGCCGTCCGCATGGGCACCACGGTCGCCACCAACGCCCTCCTCGAGCGCAAGGGCGAGCGGACCCTGCTCGTCATCACCAGCGGCTTCCGCGACGCCCTGCGCATCGCCTACCAGAACCGCCCGCGCATCTTCGCCCGCCGCATCGAGCTGCCCGAGCTGCTGTACGAACGAGTCATCGAGGTCGACGAGCGCATCGCGGCCGACGGCACCCTCCTGCACGCTCCCGACCTGGACGCCCTCGACGGCCCCCTCCAGGAGGCCTACGACGACGGGATCCGCGCCGTCGCCGTGGTCTGCATGCACAGCCACCTCCACCCCGCGCACGAGCAGGCCGTCGGAGAGCTCGCCGCCCGCATCGGCTTCCCGCAGATCTCGCTGTCCAGCGAGGTCAGCCCGCTGATGAAGCTGGTCCCGCGCGGGGACACCGCCGTCGTCGACGCCTACCTCTCGCCCGTCCTGCGCCGCTATGTCCAGCACGTCGCCGACGAACTCGAAGGCGTGCGGCTGATGTTCATGCAGTCCAACGGCGGCCTCGCCGAAGCCGGACAGTTCCGCGGCAAGGACGCCATCCTCTCCGGGCCCGCCGGCGGCATCGTCGGCATGGCCCGCATGTCGCAGCTCGCCGGCTTCGACCGCGTCATCGGCTTCGACATGGGCGGTACGTCGACTGACGTCTCGCATTTCGCGGGCGAGTACGAGCGCGTCTTCACCACACAGATCGCCGGTGTCAGGCTGCGCGCCCCCATGCTGGACATCCACACCGTCGCGGCCGGCGGTGGCTCGGTCCTCCATTTCGACGGGTCCCGCTACCGCGTAGGGCCGGACTCGGCGGGCGCGGACCCGGGCCCTGCCTGCTACCGGGGCGGCGGGCCGCTCGCGGTCACCGACGCCAACGTCATGCTCGGCCGCATCCAACCCGCCCACTTTCCCCAGGTGTTCGGACCCGACGGGGACCAGCCCCTCGACGACGCCCTCGTCCGTGAGCGCTTCACCGCCCTCACCAACGAGATCCGCGAGCAGACCGGCGACGACCGAACGCCCGAGCAGGTCGCCGAGGGCTACCTGCAGATCGCGGTCGCCAACATCGCCAACGCCGTGAAGCGGATCTCCGTCCAGAAGGGCCACGACGTCACCCGCTACACCCTCACCACCTTTGGCGGCGCGGGCGGCCAGCACGCATGCATGGTCGCCGACTCGCTCGGCATCCGCACGGTCCTCGTGCCTCCCATGGCCGGCGTCCTCTCCGCGCTCGGCATCGGCCTCGCCGACACGACGGCCATGCGCGAACAGTCCGTCGAGGCACCTCTGCGAGCCGCCTCGATGCCCGGGATCCTGAAGACGGCCGACGACCTGGAAGCTGTCGCCCGCACCGAACTCGTCGACGAGGACATCCCCGAGGACCGCATCCAGGTCACCCGCCGCGCCCAACTCCGCTACGACGGCACCGACACCACCCTCACCGTCGAGCTCACCGAGCCCGACGCGATGAGGCACGCCTTCGAAGAACGTCATCGCGCCACGTACTCCTTCACCCTCGACCGCCCGATCGTCGTCGAAGCCCTCTCCGTCGAAGCCACCGGCATCACCGAACCCCCCGATCTCTCCGCTCTCGCACCTCACGAAGCCGCCCCTGAAGGCAGGTCGGCCACCCCGGGAACCGTCCCCCTCCACACGGGCGGCACCTGGCGCGACGTACCCCTCCACCGCCGAGAGCAGCTGCCTCCCGGCGAAACCGTCACCGGCCCGGCGATCATCACCGAGGCCAGTGCGACGACCGTCGTCGACGACGGCTGGCAAGCCGCGACGACCGACGACGGGCATCTGGTCATGGAACGCGCGGCGATTACACAGAGTTCCGATCTCGACACGAGAGCCGACCCGGTTCTCCTCGAGGTGTTCAACAACCTCTTCATGTCCATCGCCGAGCAGATGGGCGCCCGCCTCGAATCCACCGCCCAGTCCGTCAACATCAAGGAACGCCTGGACTTCTCCTGCGCGCTCTTCGACCCGGACGGAAACCTGGTGGCCAACGCCCCGCACATCCCCGTCCACCTGGGCTCGATGGGCACGAGTGTCCAGGAGGTCATCCGGCGCCGCGGCTCCCGGATGCGCCCCGGCGACACCTACGCCGTCAACGACCCGTACCACGGCGGCACCCACCTGCCCGACGTCACGGTGATCACCCCGGTCTTCGACACGGCAAGCCCGACGAACACGGAGGGTGAGCCGGAGATCCTCTTCTACGTCGCCTCACGCGGCCACCACGCCGAGATCGGCGGCATCGCCCCCGGCTCCATGCCCGCCGACAGCCGCACCATCGACGAGGAGGGAATCCTCTTCGACAACTGGCTGCTCGCCGAGAACGGCCGCTTCCGCGAGGAGGAGACCCTCCGCCTGCTCACCCAGGCGCCCTACCCGTCGCGCAACCCCCAGACCAACCTCGCCGATCTGCGCGCCCAGATCGCCGCCAACCGGAAGGGCGTCGAGGAAGTCGCCCGGATGATCGACAACTTCGGCCTCGACGTCGTCCAGGCGTACATGAAGCACGTCCAGGACAATGCCGAGGAAGCGGTACGCAGGGTCATCGACGCCCTGGACGACGGCGAGTACGCCTACGAGACCGACTCCGGGGCGATCATCCGGGTACGCGTGCGCGTGGACCGCGAGAACCGCTGCGCCACGGTCGACTTCACCGGCACGTCCCCGCAGCTGACCACGAACTTCAACGCCCCCTTCTCGGTCGTCAACGCGGCTGTCCTGTACGTCTTCCGCACGCTCGTCGCCGACGACATCCCGCTCAACGACGGCTGCCTGCGCCCCCTCGACATCGTCGTGCCGCCCGGCTCCATGCTCGCCCCGGAACCCCCGGCAGCGGTCGTCGCGGGCAACGTGGAGACCTCCCAGGCCATCACCGGTGCCCTCTACGCCGCGCTCGGCGTCCAGGCCGAGGGCTCCGGCACCATGAACAACGTCACCTTCGGCAACGAACGGCATCAGTACTACGAGA is a window from the Streptomyces sp. NBC_00299 genome containing:
- a CDS encoding sensor histidine kinase yields the protein MRFRGTSIRRKMVALLLVPLVSLTAIWGFATVITGRGAAQLFTVSSLVEKIGYSTEDAVRVLQQERRQALVYLADRRASDALSALRVTRNATDAAVAEIRKNAKDPDVRDGLDQGDSERLTAVLDAFDGINPLRRSVEDATVSRADALHQYNLLVDPCYTLLASLDGVDNVAMDKQARALLNVTRARELLSREDALLSSALVVGKLSGDEIRDVSDLVAQRTLMYEVSLTDLPSAERARFERFWKNASTAPLRVAEQDVISSQAGRPSTVDAKRWDTVAGSVLDELSKLNDEAGARYQDRVSPVAMSVIVKAAVAGVLGLLALLFSLFLSVRIGRSLVRDLRQLRLDAHEASGVRLPSVMRRLSAGEQVDVETEVPRLEYDKNEIGEVGQALNTLQRAAVEAAVKQAELRAGVSEVFVNLARRSQVLLHKQLTLLDTMERRTEDTDELADLFRLDHLTTRMRRHAEGLVILSGAAPSRQWRKPVQLMDVVRAAVAEVEDYERIEVRRLPRVAVTGPAVADITHLVAELLENATVFSPPHTAVQVLGERVANGFTLEIHDRGLGMAADVLLDANLRLAETPEFELSDTDRLGLFVVSRLAQRQNVRVSLQPSPYGGTTAVVFIPDALLTDDVPDTNGIGFRLDRPTPAKEAELEESRRTALSQVPARLPGLPAALLDGPVELEAPVDLDALSDFPDALGDEDGERGGLFRPRRTLAPMEDEATGPHGTQHPVSGIHGGPDHADPDNDPSAPVPLPRRGTPKLVSSHGRPVTEQRSRWEKADAESPTGATRPQPNGLAPLPSRRRGTGPHGEGAGAPDRIADHPNAALSAGYDHAEPSEPPALPRRTRRPAIASSSPGPAPNPTDPPKEAGSGAGALPRRVRQASLAPQLKQGPAPRSEEKPELAERDADEVRSRMASLQRGWQRGRQENAAGDDAHSGTAPQRTTKGDGR
- a CDS encoding roadblock/LC7 domain-containing protein, which encodes MTAPKATGHTATNQSGELNWLLDDLVDRVASIRKALVLSGDGLPTGVSKDLTREDSEHLAAVASGFHSLAKGVGRHFEAGNVRQTVVELDDAFLFVTAAGDGSCLAVLSDADSDVGLVAYEMTLLVKRVGVHLGTAPRTDLPAGG
- a CDS encoding DUF742 domain-containing protein, producing MSADGQGRSHWFDDEAGPVVRPYAMTRGRTSSAAQHRLDLIAVVVTEPQADDPEADSTLSPEHVDIVGLCRDAPQSVAELSAELDLPIGVVRVLVGDLVDSEFVHVNRPVPPAELVDESILRDVINGLRAL
- a CDS encoding hydantoinase B/oxoprolinase family protein, which produces MTGWQFWVDRGGTFTDIVARRPDGRLLTHKLLSENPARYSDAAVAGVSQLLDGSEDPIEAVRMGTTVATNALLERKGERTLLVITSGFRDALRIAYQNRPRIFARRIELPELLYERVIEVDERIAADGTLLHAPDLDALDGPLQEAYDDGIRAVAVVCMHSHLHPAHEQAVGELAARIGFPQISLSSEVSPLMKLVPRGDTAVVDAYLSPVLRRYVQHVADELEGVRLMFMQSNGGLAEAGQFRGKDAILSGPAGGIVGMARMSQLAGFDRVIGFDMGGTSTDVSHFAGEYERVFTTQIAGVRLRAPMLDIHTVAAGGGSVLHFDGSRYRVGPDSAGADPGPACYRGGGPLAVTDANVMLGRIQPAHFPQVFGPDGDQPLDDALVRERFTALTNEIREQTGDDRTPEQVAEGYLQIAVANIANAVKRISVQKGHDVTRYTLTTFGGAGGQHACMVADSLGIRTVLVPPMAGVLSALGIGLADTTAMREQSVEAPLRAASMPGILKTADDLEAVARTELVDEDIPEDRIQVTRRAQLRYDGTDTTLTVELTEPDAMRHAFEERHRATYSFTLDRPIVVEALSVEATGITEPPDLSALAPHEAAPEGRSATPGTVPLHTGGTWRDVPLHRREQLPPGETVTGPAIITEASATTVVDDGWQAATTDDGHLVMERAAITQSSDLDTRADPVLLEVFNNLFMSIAEQMGARLESTAQSVNIKERLDFSCALFDPDGNLVANAPHIPVHLGSMGTSVQEVIRRRGSRMRPGDTYAVNDPYHGGTHLPDVTVITPVFDTASPTNTEGEPEILFYVASRGHHAEIGGIAPGSMPADSRTIDEEGILFDNWLLAENGRFREEETLRLLTQAPYPSRNPQTNLADLRAQIAANRKGVEEVARMIDNFGLDVVQAYMKHVQDNAEEAVRRVIDALDDGEYAYETDSGAIIRVRVRVDRENRCATVDFTGTSPQLTTNFNAPFSVVNAAVLYVFRTLVADDIPLNDGCLRPLDIVVPPGSMLAPEPPAAVVAGNVETSQAITGALYAALGVQAEGSGTMNNVTFGNERHQYYETVASGSGAGDGFPGAPVVQTHMTNSRLTDPEVLEWRLPVQLDEFAVRRGSGGAGQWRGGDGAVRRIRFHEPMTVSTLSQHRRVPPYGMAGGEPGALGANRVEHADGTVTALGASDSADVGAGDVLVIETPGGGGYGPPSRDPHLAGEEIDDLRAF